From the Lathyrus oleraceus cultivar Zhongwan6 chromosome 3, CAAS_Psat_ZW6_1.0, whole genome shotgun sequence genome, the window CTCATAATCATGTAGTGAAACTTTAAAAGCAATAGTGTTAATTTCTACTTATGTTATATCTCAACCCTACAGTCATAGGACAAAATTAAAACATTCCACTGCTCATTTGAAAATTATGACGATATTTAAATGTTTAATTGATATGCTGAAAAAAATGGCATCTTAATAATAGGTCAGATCAATGAACATTGAATACGCTAGTAAAAAAATTCCAGAACCAGGCTTAACAAGGCTTCATATTGCTTCTGTTGTAGGCTTATAATGCTCAATAAGTGTTTCTTAAATCCAGATTTGAAACACCCACGACaaagcaaataataataattcattGTATAATATGATGGCaccatttctttttttttaaataccATCCATAATAGTAGGCTTATTCTAAAGTGAACAAGTGGCCCAAGTGTTCCGCTCCATTGTGcacaatttatttattttgtgaatatttgGGTTGAGCAGCAACACAGGTCTTATCACAGAGATCCGCACATGATTATCTCATCTGTTCCATTACTAACTTCTATTTTTCAACTTTGACGGGTTGGTATCACTTTCCCCTACTGACGCATCTCCGGAGCACCTCAACTGCCCCTTCCCCCACTCTTATAGTTTCTGATTAAAGTCAAAATATAACGGAAACACTAACAGGCAGTAACCTAAAACTACAGATGTTGGAAAATAGATTAGAAGCTTTATCAAGTATAGAATAAATATAAAGGGTGGACTGGTGCCTCGGTTGCTGGTTTGGAATGACAATTTTCGTTTCACGTTTCAGTTGTAGTTATTAGTTAACTAAAAAGCACTATGGTTTCTAAAATAGTACATACTAGAGAAAAGTTAACTGAACTCACTCAAGATAACAGAATAGACAACCACCAAACCAAATTGGGACAAAAAACACAACAGGACAGCAACTCAAATAACAGAAATTGTCATTTAACAACTAAAAAAGGTAATTTGCAGGGACAATGGATAAACATTGAAACTTTAACAATTGATTGACCAACAGTAAATCAAATGAAGGCATCCATAGTACCTGCTCTGATGTTGCATGAGCCCCATAGTGTACTTCTTTACGTGACAATGCCTTCACTGAAGCAAAGAAAGATTGCACCTGAAAAGCGAAAACAACTAAACAGTTAAGAGAAGAACCACCAGATGTCAACCCATGCTATACACATACAGTACTTTAATTATATATCTAAAAAATTAGTGTATTGTGCATAAAAATTTAAAGGACACTTCATTGTAACCCATCTGATGACTTCATAGTTTGAATCATTACCACAAATGATTAAACAATGAGTAAATTAAAATGTCCATGAGGGGTCACAACTTAAGGgaagaaattagaaaaaaaagGTTTAACAAATATTACATAGTTTAGTTTAAAAAACAAAGAAAACTAGTAAAGAGAAAAAAAGTTTAAATAATGGAAGTATGCACTACCTGAATATTTGTTTATATTTAAGTGAGAAATTAGAAGTAGATGGATACTCTTCACATGCTACACTCATACAAACATAAATTTTGAAAGAATATCTCACCTTTTCAACAACAGATGTGAGCTTAAATGTTAAATACAACCCTGTCATCAGTGATGAAAAGAGACTTCCATATTCTTTGTTCAGGAAGAAACGATACCAAACTGGTGTTGGCAATAAAGCTCGGTAAAGCAGGAGGAGGTATTCAACTAAAGTCAGCATTTGCCCCTAATAAATAAATGATGGTACAATCAGATATGTAATGTGCAAGATACAGATCCTGAACTCATCAAAACTCTTGGGCAACTTAAAAGAAATAGCAGAGGTGTAGGTAATAATATAACTTAAAGAGAAGAAGAAAAACCCGCCTTCAGATACTCTTTTATTCCCAAAACATTAAACACTAGCACTAAATTTCCCTAGTGCTTCATAATGTATTACCTCACCTGCTTACGATAATTGCGGCCTCTGCTATTCTTGTAATACATTAACAATATACACTTGAATATCATTGCAGCCTGGCGCGCCAAAGTATCtgaaatttcaaaacaaaaaTTGTAAATCAATGGAATTAATTATCCACTCATTGAATTTCACAAAGAATAAATAATTCCATAATGAGCAGCATGCAAGAGTTTCCATCACTGTAGTAGcttcaatatgtgaaacatcaGTGAGCATTACTAGAAAAAAAATCATTCAGAAACAAGTATCAATTGAGTACCCATGAAGAAAAAATCCAATGGCAACATAATAGAAGTACAAACCTCTGCATTTATTATAGAGGTAATTATAAGGAAAATTTTGAGTGAACTACAATACAATTGCACTTTCAAATAAACTTAACAGCAGGTTAGTTGTAAGTTGAAAGGAAAAAGTAAATAACAAGATATTACTAgaacaaaacacaagcataaaatGAAGTTAGAAACATGGCCAGTAATTAGGATGGAGAAacacaccattcaccatgatgATGAAAATAGCATGCCAGAAAGGCGGTATTTCTTTGGGAGGAAGCATGACTAATGGATACATTAGATCATCATTCTGATACCACCAATAAACACCAACCACATGAAGTGCAAAAGCAACAGAAATTCCAATCAAAACAGGCATTTTCCTCTCTCCCTGTAGCCaccaaaataaaatgaaaaagtGTATCAAACAGCATGATATTTGCATACATTAACAACACTTTTTCCACATCTTGTGGACAAAAGAACACATAAGCACAAAGTCTCACCTTCAAGGCCGTTTGTTTCCGCATAATGTCATTTGACTTGAAAAGAACAGCAGCAATCCAAATGGTAACGAAAAACCCTGCAATAATATAAAAATCACCAAACTAATCGGTAAAATACAAGTTTCTAAAACAAAAAGTAGACACAAATTGATAATGATTGATAATGATAGTAGTAAACAAAAATAGTGAATTGAGAATGAACCTTGCAAATGTTGGCGAATGAAAACCACTAAAAGAAGCAAAGAAAAGGGCAAGACTTGTTCAATCCACCTAGCAGCATGCTGAATATCATATCTCTGGTAAGAAGAATCTCTTCCATTAGCACCAACGCCATCACCACCACCTGCTTCTGCATCAACATTTCCACTCCCGGACCTCGAAACACCCTCACCATCGCCATGTGAAGGGGAAGACGTCATCCCAGCCGCAGCCGCAGAACCATCGTTCACGTTGACCACCAGTGGCGTAGCCTCATCTTCCCTGCGATTATCTTGCTCAGTAGCACCGATGATCCTAATTGAAACCTCACCGTCATTGGAGACAGAATCGGGATTAGGTTGGTGCTGGTTCGACCTCGGGGGAAGAATACCAGAATATTCCAGAAGCGCTGATAACGGTGCTTGAATTATGCTGGCTGCTGACGGGAATCCGTATCTTCTCGAACTCATCGATGAAGaagatgctgatgatgatgatcCGGCAACCGGAGAGCCTCTGAACATGTCCCCACTCCCTTCCATTGACGTCGAATCCGTAACCCTAACTCTGAATCATACAAAAATGAGGATCGGAAAATAGCGTTGACGTTGACGTCGACGACGACGCTGATGATGGAATGAAAGGGGAAGATAATCGAAGATATAGAAGGAAAGTGAAAGGATTGACCTGTGAAGAGGATTCTCTGAGAATGAATAGAATCAGAGGAAAAAAGGGGTTAGGGTTTTGGGTTTGAAAGGGTGAAGATTGATGATAAAAGAAATTAGGGGTTGAAAATGAGGGTTATGAAGGTTGGAGTAATGGAGAATTGGTT encodes:
- the LOC127127257 gene encoding uncharacterized protein LOC127127257; the protein is MEGSGDMFRGSPVAGSSSSASSSSMSSRRYGFPSAASIIQAPLSALLEYSGILPPRSNQHQPNPDSVSNDGEVSIRIIGATEQDNRREDEATPLVVNVNDGSAAAAGMTSSPSHGDGEGVSRSGSGNVDAEAGGGDGVGANGRDSSYQRYDIQHAARWIEQVLPFSLLLLVVFIRQHLQGFFVTIWIAAVLFKSNDIMRKQTALKGERKMPVLIGISVAFALHVVGVYWWYQNDDLMYPLVMLPPKEIPPFWHAIFIIMVNDTLARQAAMIFKCILLMYYKNSRGRNYRKQGQMLTLVEYLLLLYRALLPTPVWYRFFLNKEYGSLFSSLMTGLYLTFKLTSVVEKVQSFFASVKALSRKEVHYGAHATSEQVVAAGDLCAICQEKMHAPILLRCKHIFCEDCVSEWFERERTCPLCRALVKPADLRSFGDGSTSLFFQLF